One window of Quercus robur chromosome 5, dhQueRobu3.1, whole genome shotgun sequence genomic DNA carries:
- the LOC126728679 gene encoding uncharacterized protein LOC126728679 — MNSLSWNYRGIGNPRTVRALRDLVQQWNPEIFFLIKTKVGVRRMIKVKERNGFPNGLVVPNEGKSGGIALLWIREMEVEIKNFLRFHIDAVVTDHSLDLKWRLTGFYGNPDTNLRRESWNLLRMLNSQYQMPWMCIGDYNEILSAIEKNGGPKRSQKQMEGFRNVINEYGFQDMGKIIQEVWKNHSGLQSSNGLVEGIKDCASRLGGWNRFDLGHIPRNIQEKRKSLQAMIQADLDGSNGEEIDRLSKEINELLDVEEKKWHQRSRVQWYQKGDRNTQFFHHKPSQHKKKNGINGLWDKEGK, encoded by the exons ATGAATTCCTTAAGTTGGAACTATCGGGGAATTGGGAACCCCCGGACAGTTCGAGCATTGCGCGATTTAGTGCAACAATGGAATCCCGAAATTTTCTTcctcataaaaacaaaagtagGTGTTAGAAGGAtgataaaagtaaaagaaaggaaTGGCTTCCCAAATGGTTTAGTTGTTCCCAATGAAGGTAAAAGTGGTGGAATTGCCCTTTTGTGGATCAGAGAAATGGAGgttgaaataaaaaactttttgagATTCCATATTGATGCGGTTGTTACAGATCATTCCTTGGACCTCAAATGGAGACTTACAGGATTTTATGGGAATCCAGATACAAACTTGAGAAGAGAGTCCTGGAATCTCCTTAGAATGTTGAATTCTCAATACCAGATGCCATGGATGTGTATAGGAGATTATAATGAAATTCTGTCAGCAATTGAGAAAAATGGAGGACCAAAAAGGTCACAAAAACAGATGGAGGGTTTTAGAAATGTAATTAATGAATATGGTTTTCAAGATATGGG AAAAATCATTCAGGAAGTGTGGAAGAACCATTCTGGGCTGCAATCTTCAAACGGGCTTGTAGAAGGTATAAAAGATTGTGCATCTAGATTAGGAGGATGGAATCGTTTTGATCTAGGTCATATTCCAcgaaatattcaagaaaaaagaaagagcctTCAAGCTATGATCCAAGCTGATTTGGATGGGAGCAATGGGGAAGAAATAGACAGGCTTAGCAAGGAAATTAATGAGCTTTTGGatgtggaagaaaaaaaatggcatCAAAGATCAAGGGTTCAGTGGTACCAAAAAGGGGATAGGAACACCCAATTCTTCCACCACAAACCATCCCAAcacaagaagaagaatggaattAATGGGCTATGGGACAAAGAAGGAAAATAG